The following proteins are co-located in the Pseudomonas fluorescens genome:
- a CDS encoding TIGR03751 family conjugal transfer lipoprotein, whose product MLRLRLTNHSLKIGTYLVIVMLGTGCSTSKDELLPHGDSTMMDVWDQGASGSSSTGNRQLLDARQDLRRPLQTDQTVLEENSKFTRTSQNEIYSQFKRLPNPDLVMYVFPHLAGSDPAPIPGYTTVFPLYQRVQYAMPGERTEAY is encoded by the coding sequence ATGCTTCGACTGCGCTTGACTAATCACTCTTTGAAAATCGGAACCTACCTGGTGATCGTAATGCTCGGGACTGGCTGCTCCACCAGTAAGGACGAGCTTCTTCCCCATGGCGACAGCACGATGATGGACGTTTGGGATCAAGGCGCCAGTGGCTCAAGCAGCACCGGGAACCGGCAGTTGCTCGATGCCCGCCAAGACCTGCGCAGGCCTTTGCAAACCGATCAGACGGTTCTGGAAGAAAATTCGAAGTTTACGCGCACTTCTCAAAACGAGATTTACAGCCAGTTCAAGCGTCTGCCCAACCCTGACCTGGTGATGTACGTATTTCCTCATTTGGCGGGCTCTGATCCAGCCCCTATCCCAGGCTACACCACAGTGTTCCCTTTGTACCAACGCGTGCAATACGCCATGCCCGGTGAACGCACGGAGGCTTATTGA
- a CDS encoding TIGR03752 family integrating conjugative element protein, with protein MKSNPLVKFLVIPFAIMALFVVVKLFSKDSSEKQAQAPETLVLSTGEAKKLGVDGDTPGDTLRTIVVESRQLKDQVSNALKNNDELKQQNLELQRRLQSINDNVDSKLQNAQQTMKQESQQQSQTILDTLQQQYNSLSSKSASSNQSGSDLPIGFGVQPGDGQDFKGAPGPDVVWIEPQDATPVDINGKPIAAGSNQTASGFNFPTSFGESVDRGQNALRTGAQNVASEISPQEARKQVRKVYTLPQNSTLMGSVAMSALIGRVPIDGTVNDPYPFKVLIGPDNLTANGIDLPDVAGAVASGTASGDWTLSCVRGQIKSLTFVFNDGTVRTLPQPQEETNGSQNSNNQNNGNQTTIQGGLGWISDAYGIPCISGDRKSNASQYIGSQVLITAAGAGAASLIKSDGNSSSFINPQSGTIGSVGGSGSDAMGKIIGQGVNDVSSWVNKLYGQAFAAVYVQPGAKVAVHLDQQLTIDYELQGRKVNYRSGARHASTALD; from the coding sequence GGGGGAAGCTAAAAAACTTGGCGTTGACGGCGATACCCCCGGCGACACGCTGCGCACCATCGTCGTGGAAAGCAGACAGCTCAAAGACCAGGTGTCCAATGCGCTGAAGAACAACGATGAGTTGAAGCAACAAAACCTTGAGCTACAAAGACGCTTGCAGTCGATCAACGACAACGTTGACAGCAAGCTACAAAACGCCCAGCAAACGATGAAACAGGAGTCACAACAACAGAGCCAGACCATCCTGGATACGCTGCAGCAGCAATACAACAGCCTGAGCAGCAAATCAGCTAGCAGCAATCAGTCTGGATCGGATTTGCCGATCGGATTCGGCGTTCAGCCTGGTGATGGGCAAGACTTCAAAGGCGCACCTGGACCGGATGTCGTTTGGATCGAGCCACAGGACGCTACTCCTGTCGATATCAATGGAAAGCCCATCGCTGCCGGATCCAATCAAACCGCCTCGGGATTTAACTTCCCCACCTCCTTCGGCGAGTCCGTAGATCGAGGCCAAAATGCTCTGCGTACGGGCGCTCAGAACGTTGCGAGTGAGATCTCGCCACAGGAGGCCCGCAAACAGGTACGCAAAGTCTATACGCTGCCACAGAACTCCACATTGATGGGTTCTGTCGCGATGTCCGCATTGATCGGCCGAGTGCCCATCGACGGCACGGTCAACGACCCCTACCCGTTCAAAGTGCTAATTGGCCCGGACAACCTCACCGCCAACGGTATCGATTTGCCCGACGTCGCTGGCGCCGTGGCCAGCGGCACAGCGTCCGGCGACTGGACCTTGTCTTGCGTACGCGGGCAGATCAAAAGCCTGACTTTTGTCTTTAATGACGGCACGGTACGGACGCTGCCACAGCCACAAGAAGAAACGAATGGCAGTCAGAACAGCAATAACCAGAACAATGGTAACCAAACCACCATCCAGGGAGGCCTGGGCTGGATCAGCGATGCCTACGGTATTCCGTGCATCAGTGGCGATCGTAAAAGCAACGCCTCGCAATACATCGGTTCCCAGGTACTGATTACCGCGGCCGGCGCCGGCGCTGCCTCCCTCATCAAATCGGATGGAAACAGCAGTTCATTTATAAATCCGCAGTCCGGGACCATCGGTTCAGTTGGCGGCTCAGGCAGTGACGCCATGGGCAAGATCATCGGCCAAGGTGTCAATGATGTGTCCAGTTGGGTGAACAAGCTCTACGGGCAAGCCTTCGCGGCAGTGTACGTGCAGCCCGGGGCGAAAGTTGCCGTTCACCTGGACCAGCAGCTGACCATCGATTACGAACTCCAAGGCCGCAAGGTCAACTATCGCTCAGGAGCCCGTCATGCTTCGACTGCGCTTGACTAA